A genomic window from Flavobacterium hankyongi includes:
- a CDS encoding tetratricopeptide repeat-containing sensor histidine kinase, with amino-acid sequence MNKDSLLSLIKTKKDTSLVQLYIDIGQQYEGNIIDSSKYYYFKARDLSRQLNYVRGELNFIANYTFILNNEGDFKQSLFLNKKAIALAKRLKDNKYIGKAYANTGASYQLMGKYEEAINYMIASSKIFKKLNINQYQANLYLNIGVIYNELGQNDKYLYYSKKAETIFRELNMVNELCMALNNKGIAYIFLDNLKEAEAPLNEALIKSKQINNQNLYATSLLNICDLKIKSRKFNEIKPYAEEALKIAQEINFLESKILALKGLGIYYLHQKDYDKAQFYALNSFNEAEKYENKSRLYETLILLSEIAFSKQNPSKGSYLKFKADSISNVIKLDETRNKIEDLKLKYETEKKELKIKNLTQENDIQNLKIKRRFWIMLTLSLILLSLAYFAFLQFKNFKTKKELLIEQQKTAVAEERLRIASDMHDDVGTGLSRIRYIINSIKEGNTPPQEGLNKVTEISDDSIGKMSEIIWALNENNQNLEELIYHIRSNSYEMVENANINFTGELPETIPNISFGWMRNRNTYLLVKETINNAIKHSNAKNIYLKFEIDLKLKIIISDDGKGFDSSKKYPGNGLNNYAKRIEKLGGSYNINSEIGKGTTIEYNIPL; translated from the coding sequence ATGAATAAAGACAGCTTATTATCATTAATAAAAACAAAAAAAGACACTTCATTAGTTCAATTATATATAGACATAGGACAACAATATGAAGGAAACATTATTGATTCTTCTAAATATTATTATTTCAAAGCTCGCGATTTGAGTAGACAATTAAATTATGTTAGAGGTGAATTAAATTTTATTGCGAACTATACTTTCATCCTAAACAATGAAGGTGACTTCAAACAGTCGCTTTTTTTAAACAAAAAGGCTATTGCATTAGCAAAGCGACTAAAAGACAATAAATACATAGGAAAAGCTTATGCAAATACTGGAGCTTCTTATCAGTTGATGGGAAAATATGAAGAGGCAATAAATTATATGATTGCTTCATCAAAAATTTTTAAAAAACTAAACATAAACCAATATCAAGCAAATTTATACTTAAACATAGGTGTAATTTACAATGAACTTGGTCAAAATGACAAATATTTATATTACTCTAAAAAAGCCGAAACAATTTTTAGAGAATTAAATATGGTTAATGAATTATGTATGGCTCTCAACAACAAAGGCATTGCATATATTTTTTTAGATAACCTTAAAGAAGCTGAAGCGCCACTAAATGAAGCTTTAATTAAAAGCAAACAAATAAACAACCAGAATTTATATGCAACATCATTACTTAATATTTGTGATTTAAAAATAAAATCGAGAAAATTCAATGAGATAAAACCCTATGCCGAAGAAGCTCTTAAAATAGCTCAGGAAATAAATTTTTTAGAAAGTAAAATACTTGCTTTAAAAGGACTCGGAATTTACTATCTACATCAAAAAGATTATGATAAAGCACAGTTTTATGCTTTAAATTCATTCAATGAGGCAGAAAAATATGAAAACAAGTCTAGATTATACGAAACATTAATTTTACTATCAGAAATAGCTTTTAGCAAACAAAATCCTTCAAAGGGAAGTTATCTAAAATTTAAAGCAGATTCTATCTCAAATGTTATAAAACTAGATGAAACAAGAAATAAAATTGAAGATCTTAAGCTCAAATATGAAACCGAAAAAAAAGAACTTAAAATTAAAAACCTAACTCAAGAGAATGATATTCAAAACTTAAAAATAAAACGTCGTTTTTGGATAATGCTAACATTAAGTCTCATTTTATTGAGTTTGGCATATTTTGCATTCCTACAGTTTAAAAATTTCAAAACAAAAAAAGAACTACTTATAGAACAACAAAAAACAGCTGTAGCAGAAGAACGACTTCGTATAGCTAGTGATATGCACGATGATGTAGGCACAGGACTGAGCAGAATTAGATATATTATAAACTCGATAAAGGAAGGAAATACACCTCCTCAAGAAGGTTTAAATAAAGTAACCGAAATAAGTGACGATTCTATTGGGAAAATGAGTGAAATAATTTGGGCTCTTAATGAAAATAATCAAAATCTTGAAGAACTAATATATCACATTCGCTCAAACTCTTATGAAATGGTAGAAAACGCCAACATAAACTTCACTGGTGAACTACCTGAAACAATACCCAACATAAGCTTTGGATGGATGCGAAACAGAAACACCTATTTACTTGTTAAGGAAACAATAAACAATGCCATTAAACACTCAAACGCAAAAAATATTTATTTGAAATTTGAAATTGATTTAAAACTAAAAATTATCATATCAGATGATGGAAAAGGATTTGACAGTTCAAAAAAGTATCCAGGAAACGGTTTGAATAATTATGCTAAAAGAATTGAAAAACTTGGAGGCAGTTACAACATAAACTCCGAAATTGGAAAAGGAACCACAATAGAATACAATATTCCATTATAA
- a CDS encoding acyl-CoA thioesterase, giving the protein MQKFSIELDVRDYELDVQGIVNNSVYQNYLEHARHEFLHHHGIDFVDFAQNNIMLVVKTIEMNFKNSLVSRDKFKIEVSAEKEGNLKVVFHQDIIRLADNKAILSAKVTGVAIKNGRPVAPDTIPQIEGFLS; this is encoded by the coding sequence ATGCAAAAATTTTCAATTGAATTAGACGTAAGAGACTACGAATTAGATGTTCAAGGCATCGTGAATAATTCTGTTTATCAAAATTATCTAGAACATGCACGCCATGAATTTTTACATCATCATGGAATTGATTTTGTAGATTTTGCTCAAAACAATATTATGTTAGTTGTAAAAACTATCGAAATGAATTTTAAAAATTCGTTAGTAAGTCGTGACAAATTCAAAATTGAAGTTTCTGCTGAAAAAGAAGGAAATTTAAAAGTGGTTTTCCATCAAGATATCATAAGATTAGCTGACAACAAAGCCATTTTATCTGCTAAAGTAACTGGAGTAGCCATCAAAAACGGAAGACCCGTTGCTCCAGACACTATTCCGCAAATTGAAGGCTTTTTGAGTTAA
- the folP gene encoding dihydropteroate synthase, with protein MTINCKGNLIDLSKPKVMGILNVTPDSFYDGGRFSSDSIVLNQVEKMLKEGATFIDVGGQTTKPTADLITAEEELLRVIPVVESVLKNFPETLLSIDTFYAKVAEESIKSGAAIINDVSAGNIDSEMLPTVAKLQVPYIMMHMRGTPQTMQKLTTYDDLVKEVLFYFSEKISTARTLGINDIIFDPGFGFAKTTEQNFELFSKLELFQMFELPILVGVSRKSMIYKTLETTPQNALNGTTVLNTLALSKGANILRVHDVKEAVECVKLLNKFN; from the coding sequence ATGACCATCAACTGCAAAGGAAACCTTATTGATTTGAGTAAGCCCAAAGTCATGGGAATTTTAAATGTTACTCCAGATTCTTTTTATGATGGAGGTAGATTTTCTTCTGATTCGATTGTTTTAAATCAGGTTGAAAAAATGCTAAAAGAAGGTGCTACTTTTATTGATGTTGGAGGACAAACCACAAAGCCAACAGCTGATTTGATTACTGCTGAAGAAGAATTACTACGCGTAATTCCAGTAGTAGAATCAGTTTTGAAGAATTTTCCCGAAACCTTACTTTCTATCGATACATTTTATGCTAAAGTGGCTGAAGAAAGCATTAAAAGCGGAGCAGCAATTATTAACGATGTTTCGGCTGGGAATATAGATTCAGAGATGTTGCCAACTGTTGCAAAACTTCAAGTGCCTTACATCATGATGCATATGAGAGGAACTCCTCAAACCATGCAAAAATTGACTACTTATGATGATTTGGTCAAAGAAGTATTATTTTATTTTTCTGAAAAAATAAGTACTGCAAGAACTTTAGGAATAAATGATATTATTTTTGATCCAGGCTTTGGTTTTGCAAAAACAACTGAACAAAATTTCGAATTGTTTTCTAAACTAGAGTTATTTCAAATGTTTGAATTACCAATTTTAGTTGGTGTTTCTAGAAAATCAATGATTTATAAAACACTTGAAACAACACCACAGAATGCTTTAAATGGAACAACAGTTCTTAATACATTAGCCTTGAGTAAAGGTGCTAACATTTTAAGAGTTCATGATGTAAAAGAAGCAGTAGAATGTGTGAAGCTTTTAAATAAGTTTAATTAA
- a CDS encoding ABC transporter ATP-binding protein translates to MKTFDTRLFKRILEYTKPYKFRYNSVIIWAILLSIFAALRPYLLKNIIDDYVFPKNNNGFILMLTIMGITLVLEVLAQFYFVYWANWLGQDIIKDIRIKLFKHLSSFKMSYYDHEPVGKLVTRTVSDIEAIARIFSQGLFMIISDLMKMFAILIFMFYMNWKLTMIVLFSMPILIYATRVFQIKMKDAFEEVRNQISEMNTFVQERVTGMKIVQLFTREDIEYEKFKEINHKHRVAWVKNVWYNSIFFPIADIVTSLTLSFIIYYGAILVLNHDPFTAKGDLFAYTMYISIFFTPLRQIADKFNEMQMGMIAANRVFEVLDNNNHIETDGTKPAPNFEGNIEFKNVVFGYKKDEDVLKNINLHINKGQTVAIVGATGAGKSTIINLLNRFYEIKSGEICIDGHNINEYTLESLRKQIAIVLQDVFLFADTIHNNITLNNLNISREEVITAAKEIGAHNFIMSLPGNYDYDVKERGIMLSSGQRQLIAFLRAYVSNPSILILDEATSSIDAYLEELIQKATDTLTKGRTSIVIAHRLATVINADKIVVLDKGIVVEEGNHQQLLQKDNGYYKKLYEAQFINHEEV, encoded by the coding sequence ATGAAAACATTTGATACACGACTTTTTAAACGTATATTAGAATACACTAAACCATATAAATTTCGCTACAACAGTGTAATTATTTGGGCAATTTTGCTTTCTATTTTTGCTGCACTTCGCCCCTATCTTTTAAAAAATATAATTGACGATTACGTTTTCCCAAAAAACAACAACGGATTCATTTTAATGTTAACCATTATGGGAATCACACTGGTTCTTGAGGTTTTAGCACAGTTCTATTTTGTATACTGGGCAAACTGGTTGGGTCAGGATATTATTAAAGACATTCGAATTAAACTCTTCAAGCATTTATCAAGCTTTAAAATGAGTTATTATGATCATGAACCCGTTGGAAAATTAGTAACAAGAACTGTTTCAGATATTGAAGCAATCGCCAGAATATTTAGCCAAGGGCTATTTATGATTATAAGTGACTTAATGAAAATGTTTGCTATCTTGATTTTCATGTTTTACATGAACTGGAAGCTTACAATGATTGTTTTATTTTCGATGCCTATTTTGATCTATGCGACAAGGGTTTTTCAAATAAAAATGAAAGATGCTTTTGAAGAAGTTCGAAATCAAATATCCGAAATGAACACCTTTGTTCAAGAAAGAGTAACCGGAATGAAAATCGTTCAGCTTTTTACAAGAGAAGATATCGAATATGAAAAATTCAAAGAAATAAATCATAAGCACAGAGTAGCATGGGTGAAAAACGTTTGGTACAACTCCATATTTTTCCCAATTGCAGATATTGTTACCTCCTTAACACTAAGCTTCATTATTTATTATGGAGCAATTTTGGTACTAAACCATGATCCTTTTACAGCTAAAGGTGATTTATTTGCTTACACGATGTACATTTCAATATTTTTCACTCCGCTTCGTCAAATTGCTGATAAATTCAACGAAATGCAAATGGGAATGATTGCTGCAAATCGTGTATTTGAAGTTTTGGATAATAATAATCACATTGAAACTGATGGCACAAAACCAGCTCCTAATTTTGAAGGAAATATCGAATTTAAAAATGTTGTTTTTGGATACAAAAAAGATGAAGACGTCCTAAAAAACATCAATTTACACATCAATAAAGGACAAACTGTTGCTATTGTTGGAGCTACTGGAGCAGGAAAATCGACAATCATTAATTTACTAAACAGGTTTTACGAAATAAAATCGGGTGAAATATGCATTGACGGTCATAATATAAATGAGTACACTTTAGAGAGTCTTCGCAAACAAATTGCTATTGTACTTCAAGATGTTTTCTTATTTGCAGATACTATTCACAACAATATAACACTAAACAACCTAAACATATCGAGAGAAGAAGTTATTACTGCGGCAAAAGAAATTGGAGCGCACAACTTCATCATGAGTTTGCCTGGTAATTACGATTATGATGTAAAAGAAAGAGGAATAATGTTATCTTCTGGTCAAAGACAACTAATCGCTTTTTTAAGAGCTTATGTTAGCAATCCGAGTATTTTAATTTTAGACGAAGCTACTTCATCAATTGATGCATATTTAGAAGAATTAATTCAAAAAGCGACTGATACCTTAACAAAAGGCAGAACATCTATTGTTATTGCGCATCGCTTAGCTACTGTTATCAATGCAGATAAAATCGTAGTATTAGACAAAGGAATAGTTGTAGAAGAAGGAAACCATCAACAATTACTACAGAAAGATAACGGCTATTACAAAAAACTATACGAAGCACAATTTATTAACCACGAAGAAGTATAA
- a CDS encoding Maf-like protein: MLHNKLKDIKIILASGSPRRQQFFKDLDLEFEIRIREVKEVFPPHLQSYEITNYLAELKANAFNDLDSDELLITSDTLVLLDGKTLGKPTSEEDAIKMLQNLSGKTHDVITSVCFKTKNKTEILHDITKVTFAELSLESIQYYITKYKPLDKAGSYGIQDWIGLIGISKIEGSYTNVVGLPTEKVYQYLLKFQF; the protein is encoded by the coding sequence ATGTTGCATAATAAACTTAAAGACATCAAAATAATCTTAGCTTCTGGATCTCCACGAAGACAACAATTCTTCAAAGATTTAGATTTAGAATTCGAAATAAGAATACGTGAAGTTAAAGAAGTCTTCCCGCCTCACCTACAATCTTATGAAATCACAAATTATTTAGCAGAGCTTAAAGCCAATGCTTTTAATGATTTAGATTCAGACGAATTACTAATTACAAGTGACACTTTAGTCTTATTGGATGGAAAAACATTAGGAAAACCAACTTCCGAAGAAGATGCTATCAAAATGCTCCAAAATCTATCAGGAAAAACTCACGATGTTATTACATCTGTATGCTTTAAAACAAAAAACAAAACCGAAATCTTACACGATATAACAAAAGTTACTTTTGCAGAATTATCCTTAGAAAGCATACAATATTATATTACAAAATACAAACCTCTTGACAAAGCAGGAAGCTACGGAATCCAAGACTGGATTGGCCTTATCGGGATTTCAAAAATAGAAGGATCTTATACAAATGTAGTTGGTTTACCTACCGAAAAAGTCTATCAGTATCTGTTAAAATTTCAATTTTAA
- a CDS encoding geranylgeranylglycerol-phosphate geranylgeranyltransferase yields the protein MKYLKLIRYPNLILIALMQLIVLYGFLKVQSIDLALNDWQYFLLILSTICIAAGGYIINDINDQDSDKINNPKRVIVGTQITESLAYNLYVGFTIVGVGIGFYLSNFVEKPSFVTLFILCAALLYIYATNFKQILLVKNLVVAFLLAFSIIIVGLLDIFPVTHTGNQPQMKMTFSILVDFSIIAFIINFIREIVKDLEDINGDYNNGIKTLPIVLGTTRTAKVTLALSVLPFVGILYYTYTYLFHLQYATIYILAFLIGPLIYFMIKVSAAKTKKDFKHLSDVLKLIIFFGILCIGVIGLNIKYYVA from the coding sequence ATGAAATATCTTAAACTTATTCGATATCCAAATTTAATTCTAATTGCTTTAATGCAATTAATTGTTTTGTATGGTTTTTTAAAAGTACAGAGTATAGATTTAGCATTAAATGATTGGCAATACTTTTTACTAATACTTTCTACAATTTGTATTGCTGCTGGTGGATATATTATTAATGATATTAATGATCAAGATTCAGATAAAATAAATAATCCAAAAAGAGTAATTGTTGGCACTCAAATTACCGAATCACTAGCCTACAATTTGTATGTTGGCTTTACAATTGTTGGTGTGGGTATTGGATTTTATTTGTCAAACTTTGTTGAAAAACCAAGTTTCGTAACGCTTTTCATTCTTTGTGCTGCATTACTTTATATATATGCAACAAACTTTAAACAAATATTATTAGTTAAAAATCTCGTTGTCGCCTTCCTACTTGCTTTTAGCATTATAATAGTTGGATTATTAGACATTTTCCCTGTTACCCATACTGGTAACCAGCCTCAAATGAAAATGACTTTCTCTATTCTTGTTGATTTTTCCATTATTGCATTTATTATCAACTTCATTAGAGAAATAGTCAAAGACCTTGAAGATATCAATGGTGATTATAACAATGGTATCAAAACATTACCTATTGTTTTAGGAACTACAAGAACAGCAAAAGTTACTTTAGCTTTATCAGTTTTACCTTTTGTAGGTATTTTATACTATACTTACACCTATTTATTTCACTTGCAATATGCGACTATTTATATATTGGCTTTTTTAATTGGTCCTCTAATTTATTTTATGATTAAAGTTAGTGCAGCTAAAACCAAAAAAGATTTTAAACATTTAAGTGATGTTTTAAAACTAATCATATTCTTCGGAATTCTTTGCATAGGAGTAATTGGATTAAACATAAAATATTATGTTGCATAA
- a CDS encoding TlpA family protein disulfide reductase, which yields MKKIAVIILLIGGILLAFAYSAKNQKNKFSEEALASILKDKDGNEISFQEIINKNKGKTTVIEFWASWCGDCVKNIPKLKELQTNNPNVNFVFLSADKTPDAWLKGIEKHQLTGDHYLMDGGMKGTFGKAVNLDWIPRYIIIDKSGKVALYRAIETDHEKVDGLLKTL from the coding sequence ATGAAAAAAATAGCCGTAATAATATTACTTATAGGAGGAATCCTTTTAGCATTTGCCTATTCAGCAAAGAATCAAAAAAACAAATTCTCTGAAGAAGCTTTAGCTTCAATTTTAAAAGATAAAGATGGTAACGAAATTTCTTTTCAAGAGATTATAAATAAAAACAAAGGCAAAACGACAGTAATTGAGTTTTGGGCGTCATGGTGTGGCGATTGTGTAAAAAACATACCAAAACTAAAAGAATTACAAACAAATAATCCAAATGTAAATTTTGTGTTTTTATCGGCAGATAAAACCCCTGATGCTTGGTTAAAAGGAATTGAAAAACATCAATTAACTGGCGATCATTATTTAATGGACGGTGGCATGAAAGGAACCTTTGGAAAAGCAGTAAATCTGGATTGGATTCCTAGATACATCATCATAGACAAATCAGGCAAAGTTGCATTATACAGAGCAATAGAAACTGACCACGAAAAAGTGGACGGACTCTTAAAAACATTATAA
- the truA gene encoding tRNA pseudouridine(38-40) synthase TruA yields MRYFIEFAYKGTHYHGWQYQPSAISVQEILNKVFSTLLQDEIDIVGAGRTDSGVHASQMYGHFDTEKLFDLDQLKYKANSFLPKDIAVFNIIKVHNDAHARFDATSRTYHYHISTVKDVFNNELTWYSQQKLDIEAMNTAAKKLLEFTDFQCFSKSNTDVFTYNCDITEAYWTVKNNELIFTITADRFLRNMVRAIVGTLVNIGLHKITIEDFITIIESKDRKKAGFSVPAQGLFLTQIKYPYINNDENI; encoded by the coding sequence TTGAGGTATTTTATAGAATTCGCTTACAAAGGGACTCATTATCACGGTTGGCAATACCAGCCAAGCGCCATATCAGTACAAGAAATCTTAAACAAGGTATTTTCTACCCTTTTACAAGACGAAATTGATATTGTTGGAGCTGGAAGAACCGACTCTGGTGTTCATGCTTCTCAAATGTATGGTCATTTTGATACCGAGAAACTTTTCGATTTAGACCAACTCAAATACAAGGCAAATTCATTTTTACCAAAAGACATTGCTGTCTTCAATATTATAAAAGTTCACAACGATGCTCATGCTAGATTTGACGCTACTTCAAGAACCTATCATTACCACATTTCAACTGTAAAAGATGTTTTTAACAATGAATTAACGTGGTATTCTCAGCAAAAGTTAGATATTGAAGCTATGAATACAGCTGCGAAAAAGTTATTAGAATTTACTGATTTTCAATGCTTTTCAAAATCAAATACTGACGTTTTCACATACAACTGCGACATAACAGAAGCATATTGGACAGTAAAAAACAATGAATTGATTTTCACAATTACTGCCGACAGGTTTCTTCGCAATATGGTTCGCGCTATTGTCGGAACATTAGTAAATATAGGATTGCACAAAATAACAATTGAAGATTTTATTACTATCATAGAAAGTAAAGACCGAAAAAAAGCAGGATTTTCAGTACCAGCACAAGGATTATTTCTAACACAAATAAAATATCCGTACATCAACAACGATGAAAACATTTGA
- a CDS encoding DUF1599 domain-containing protein: protein MSNTSQQYDAIIAICRDLYTKKLQDYGSAWRILRLPSLTDQIFIKAQRIRSLQENEVRKVDEGEASEFIGIINYSIMALIQLELGVADQPDLNVDEAVRLYDEKIKLTKDLMEAKNHDYGEAWRDMRVSSLTDLILQKVLRVKQIEDNKGKTIVSEGIDANYQDMINYSVFALIHMDLKK, encoded by the coding sequence ATGAGTAACACCTCACAACAATACGACGCAATCATTGCAATTTGTCGTGATTTATACACCAAAAAATTACAAGATTATGGAAGTGCTTGGCGTATTTTAAGATTGCCTTCACTTACCGATCAGATATTTATAAAAGCACAACGCATTCGTTCATTACAGGAAAATGAGGTTCGAAAAGTAGACGAAGGAGAAGCTTCTGAGTTTATCGGAATCATTAATTATTCAATCATGGCATTAATTCAACTAGAACTCGGAGTTGCTGACCAACCCGATTTAAATGTTGATGAAGCTGTAAGACTTTATGATGAAAAAATCAAATTGACAAAAGATTTAATGGAAGCCAAAAACCATGATTACGGTGAGGCTTGGCGTGATATGAGAGTTAGCTCATTAACTGATTTAATTCTACAAAAAGTTTTAAGAGTTAAACAAATTGAAGACAATAAAGGAAAAACAATAGTATCTGAAGGTATTGATGCCAATTACCAGGACATGATTAACTATTCGGTTTTTGCCTTAATTCATATGGATTTAAAAAAATAA
- a CDS encoding BT_3928 family protein, giving the protein MKYLVHFSRLFVGVLFIISGLIKLNDPIGFSYKLDEYFGETVFNIPFLLPFTLAIALFVVILEVVLGVMLLAGYKSKFTVWSLFGLIVFFTFLTFYSAYFNVVKDCGCFGDALKLTPWESFTKDVVLLGFILILMAGVKHITSLINNKVATTLSFLSILGSCFLGYYVLNHLPVIDFRAFAVGKNIQKGMEIPEGAPKSEYEMKFIYEVNGVKKEFSDKELMNLPPNAKFVDRIDKLIKEGYVPPIHDFSLEKDGVDEKDQILSEEKVVFFTMYNLDKSSAEGLQKLESFYQNAKSKGYRVFALTGSANDLISKVKKQYGLSFDFYFCDPTTIKTIERANPSIIVLNKGTVTQKAHYNDIDSIKL; this is encoded by the coding sequence ATGAAATATCTAGTACACTTTTCACGTCTGTTTGTTGGCGTATTATTTATCATCTCTGGATTAATTAAACTTAATGATCCTATTGGATTTTCTTATAAGTTAGATGAATATTTTGGTGAAACAGTATTCAACATACCATTTCTACTCCCTTTTACTTTAGCTATAGCACTTTTTGTTGTTATACTTGAAGTAGTTTTAGGTGTTATGCTATTAGCAGGATATAAATCTAAATTTACGGTTTGGAGTTTATTTGGTCTAATCGTTTTCTTCACCTTTTTAACTTTCTATTCTGCATATTTTAATGTAGTTAAAGATTGTGGTTGTTTTGGTGATGCTTTAAAATTGACTCCTTGGGAATCTTTTACTAAAGATGTTGTTTTATTAGGTTTTATTCTGATTTTAATGGCAGGTGTAAAACACATCACTTCATTAATCAATAATAAAGTAGCGACAACTTTATCTTTCCTATCAATTTTAGGAAGTTGTTTTTTAGGATATTATGTTTTGAATCATTTACCAGTAATCGATTTTAGAGCATTTGCCGTTGGAAAAAACATTCAAAAAGGAATGGAAATACCTGAAGGTGCTCCAAAATCTGAATATGAAATGAAATTCATTTATGAAGTGAACGGAGTTAAAAAAGAATTCTCAGATAAAGAATTAATGAATTTGCCTCCAAACGCAAAATTTGTTGATAGAATTGACAAATTAATCAAAGAAGGCTATGTACCTCCTATTCATGATTTTAGTCTTGAAAAAGATGGAGTTGATGAAAAAGATCAAATCCTTTCTGAAGAAAAAGTTGTTTTCTTTACTATGTACAATTTAGATAAATCTTCCGCTGAAGGACTTCAAAAATTAGAAAGTTTCTATCAAAATGCAAAATCAAAAGGATACAGAGTATTCGCTTTAACTGGTTCTGCAAATGATTTAATTTCAAAAGTAAAAAAGCAATATGGCTTAAGTTTTGATTTCTATTTTTGTGACCCTACAACGATTAAAACAATTGAAAGAGCAAATCCAAGTATTATTGTTTTAAATAAAGGAACTGTGACACAAAAAGCACATTATAATGATATTGATTCAATAAAATTATAA
- a CDS encoding KdsC family phosphatase yields the protein MSKSYKELMNDITTFIFDVDGVLTDGTVHVSQTGEMLREMNIRDGFAMKAAIESNYHICIISGGSNEGVRIRLRNLGIKDIYLGSPDKVETFKEYCDIYNIKPEQVLYMGDDIPDYHVMKLVGLPTCPQDASPEIKEISNYISHKNGGKGAVRDVIEQVMKVQDKWNTYFNGKHD from the coding sequence ATGTCAAAAAGCTATAAAGAACTTATGAACGACATCACCACATTTATTTTTGATGTCGATGGAGTATTAACTGATGGAACTGTACATGTTTCTCAAACTGGCGAAATGCTCCGCGAAATGAATATTCGTGACGGATTTGCAATGAAAGCAGCCATAGAAAGCAATTATCATATTTGCATAATTTCTGGAGGAAGCAACGAAGGCGTTCGTATTAGACTTCGTAATTTAGGAATAAAAGATATTTATTTAGGATCTCCAGATAAAGTAGAAACCTTTAAAGAATATTGTGACATTTATAACATCAAACCCGAACAAGTATTGTATATGGGTGATGATATTCCAGATTATCACGTAATGAAATTAGTAGGATTACCAACATGCCCGCAAGACGCAAGCCCAGAGATAAAAGAAATATCTAACTACATTTCACACAAAAATGGCGGTAAAGGTGCTGTTAGGGATGTGATTGAACAAGTGATGAAAGTTCAAGATAAATGGAATACTTACTTTAACGGAAAACACGATTAA
- a CDS encoding Rossmann-like and DUF2520 domain-containing protein — MIRIVIIGSGNVAQHLISAFKKSTDIEVIQVYSRSNNLDNSIISSEKVTNDITAIKEADLYIISVTDNSIAEVSGNLPFNNKLVVHTSGTTSMDILNNKNRKGVFYPLQTFTKGKEVDFKEIPICLEAQNEEDYTFLQKVAQTISEKAIKITSEQRKAIHVSAVFVCNFVNHLYQIGNEICMQNNIPFEILHPLIEETANKIKTLSPIEAQTGPAKRNDTETINTHLNFLSNETNKEIYKLLTKSIIDTHVKKL; from the coding sequence ATGATTCGGATAGTAATTATTGGTTCAGGAAATGTCGCGCAACACTTGATTTCAGCTTTTAAAAAAAGTACAGATATTGAAGTGATTCAAGTTTATTCAAGAAGTAACAATTTAGATAATTCAATTATTTCTTCAGAAAAAGTAACTAATGATATAACTGCAATTAAAGAGGCTGATTTATACATTATATCTGTTACAGATAATTCGATTGCAGAAGTTTCAGGAAATTTACCTTTTAACAATAAACTAGTTGTACATACTTCGGGGACAACTTCAATGGACATCTTAAATAATAAAAACAGAAAAGGTGTTTTTTATCCTTTGCAAACTTTTACAAAAGGTAAAGAAGTCGATTTTAAAGAAATCCCTATTTGTTTAGAAGCTCAAAATGAAGAAGATTATACTTTTTTACAGAAAGTAGCGCAAACTATATCTGAAAAAGCAATAAAAATAACGTCAGAACAGCGAAAAGCCATTCATGTTTCGGCAGTATTTGTTTGTAATTTTGTAAATCATTTGTACCAAATAGGAAATGAAATTTGTATGCAAAACAATATTCCTTTTGAAATTCTTCACCCACTTATTGAAGAAACAGCAAATAAAATCAAAACTCTTTCTCCAATTGAAGCACAAACAGGACCTGCTAAAAGAAATGATACCGAAACCATTAATACACACTTGAATTTTTTATCAAACGAAACCAATAAAGAAATCTATAAATTACTAACAAAATCTATTATAGACACCCATGTCAAAAAGCTATAA